The Lactuca sativa cultivar Salinas chromosome 2, Lsat_Salinas_v11, whole genome shotgun sequence genome includes a window with the following:
- the LOC111894126 gene encoding F-box protein At5g39450 isoform X2 yields the protein MLFHNNTCGSKLLLALPDDIFAVVTRSLTPRDVFNLSICCRSLYALASSDKVWLTQCELLGVIPHRDLIEWRKGVNSYKSLCRFLINVQPIIGIWVHQNPELGNVVYVMPGFISVVGCRIIPQELGPLGIEEGPILWSPVFEILGNVDGSSVFLLHGRERENNYIYPGSMKTVDRNCNVLLLEVEPRLQKDGGKLFHSKSFAGNTVDKEFSRKICPSERGVSKSQRFHGQKPPVPFSKLAFGDRRKLIEIVTSQIRVKVPQSAEGFSFPCSESEDFSRLTERRSRVMQMYSDNGLDPDPTQSDLGEVRKFLDRSTGSTRAQFHRDIYRTQSSKKKSLVGYFRDSFKHIIGKSSSINGSHEHSKSSENNKQVQFQEFLRSGETIGLTLHASTARLSSYRAWPNMHDSRFALYKLPQHEPVAGQEHAGLWGGTFGWPPGRPSENKPGKALFFLLLSYEESQGTRSLIGTKILEGTHYVLHPNGSPMFIVNIDEPSVEPFPWESDGESNFLDLKEAFSGEGIANGYGFRYPGSKPGSLFVFEDGMLVFMWKESRAVLTLQRVNLQDLLKKGERVPPLPPIANFSYLTKSYSNVYAGFSNAPNHASSPRT from the exons ATGTTGTTTCACAATAATACATGCGGGTCAAAACTGCTTCTAGCTTTACCCGATGATATCTTCGCGGTTGTAACTCGATCTCTCACACCCAGAGACGTGTTTAACCTCTCCATCTGTTGCCGGAGTCTGTATGCTCTTGCGAGTTCCGATAAAGTATGGTTAACACAATGCGAATTGCTTGGTGTGATCCCCCATCGAGATCTTATCGAGTGGCGAAAAGGGGTTAATTCCTACAAATCCCTTTGTAGGTTTCTCATTAATGTTCAACCAATAATCGGGATTTGGGTTCACCAAAATCCCGAACTAGGAAATGTTGTTTACGTCATGCCTGGTTTTATCTCCGTTGTCGGATGTCGAATCATCCCCCAAGAGCTCGGACCTTTAGGAATCGAAGAAGGCCCGATTTTATGGTCACCCGTATTTGAAATCCTCGGGAATGTCGATGGATCGTCTGTGTTTCTTCTTCACGGAAGAGAGCGggaaaacaattatatatatccAGGCTCCATGAAAACTGTAGACAGAAACTGTAATGTGTTATTGCTTGAAGTTGAACCTCGACTGCAGAAAGACGGGGGTAAATTATTCCATAGCAAGAGCTTTGCTGGAAACACAGTCGATAAGGAGTTTTCAAGAAAGATTTGTCCATCTGAACGTGGGGTTTCCAAATCCCAAAGGTTTCATGGACAAAAGCCACCTGTCCCATTCAGTAAATTAGCATTTGGTGACAGAAGGAAGCTAATTGAAATCGTTACAAGTCAAATTCGAGTCAAAGTGCCACAATCAGCAGAAGGGTTTTCATTTCCATGCTCAGAATCTGAAGATTTTAGTAGATTAACTGAAAGGCGATCAAGGGTAATGCAAATGTATAGTGATAACGGGTTGGATCCAGATCCAACCCAATCAGATTTGGGTGAAGTTAGAAAGTTTCTTGATCGATCTACCGGGTCTACCCGTGCTCAATTTCATCGAGACATATATCGGACGCAGAGTTCAAAAAAGAAATCACTCGTGGGGTATTTCCGTGATAGTTTCAAACACATCATTGGGAAATCAAGCTCCATCAATGGCAGCCATGAACATTCGAAAAGCTCCGAGAACAATAAACAAGTGCAATTTCAAGAGTTTTTGAGATCTGGAGAGACAATAGGACTCACATTACATGCTTCAACAGCGCGACTATCGTCTTATCGTGCATGGCCAAACATGCACGATAGCCGATTCGCGCTGTACAAGCTGCCCCAACACGAGCCCGTGGCTGGTCAAGAGCACGCAGGCTTATGGGGCGGCACTTTCGGATGGCCGCCTGGGCGGCCATCCGAAAACAAGCCAGGAAAAGCTTTGTTTTTCCTGTTGCTTTCATATGAAGAATCACAAGGGACACGTAGTCTCATTGGGACAAAAATCTTGGAAGGAACTCATTATGTTTTGCACCCGAATGGGTCGCCTATGTTTATAGTGAACATTGATGAGCCTTCGGTTGAGCCATTCCCATGGGAGAGTGATGGGGAGTCCAATTTTCTTGATTTGAAAGAGGCATTTAGCGGTGAAGGGATTGCGAATGGATACGGGTTTAGGTATCCGGGGTCTAAACCGGGGTCGTTGTTTGTGTTTGAAGATGGGATGCTTGTGTTCATGTGGAAGGAGTCTCGGGCTGTGTTGACTTTGCAGAGGGTCAATTTGCAAGATCTTTTGAAGAAAGGCGAAAGGGTGCCTCCTCTTCCACCTATTGCCAACTTTTCGTATTTGACCAAATCGTATTCGAATGTGTATGCGGGATTCTCAAACGCCCCGAATCACGCGTCTTCACCAAG GACGTAA
- the LOC111894126 gene encoding F-box protein At5g39450 isoform X3, with the protein MLFHNNTCGSKLLLALPDDIFAVVTRSLTPRDVFNLSICCRSLYALASSDKVWLTQCELLGVIPHRDLIEWRKGVNSYKSLCRFLINVQPIIGIWVHQNPELGNVVYVMPGFISVVGCRIIPQELGPLGIEEGPILWSPVFEILGNVDGSSVFLLHGRERENNYIYPGSMKTVDRNCNVLLLEVEPRLQKDGGKLFHSKSFAGNTVDKEFSRKICPSERGVSKSQRFHGQKPPVPFSKLAFGDRRKLIEIVTSQIRVKVPQSAEGFSFPCSESEDFSRLTERRSRVMQMYSDNGLDPDPTQSDLGEVRKFLDRSTGSTRAQFHRDIYRTQSSKKKSLVGYFRDSFKHIIGKSSSINGSHEHSKSSENNKQVQFQEFLRSGETIGLTLHASTARLSSYRAWPNMHDSRFALYKLPQHEPVAGQEHAGLWGGTFGWPPGRPSENKPGKALFFLLLSYEESQGTRSLIGTKILEGTHYVLHPNGSPMFIVNIDEPSVEPFPWESDGESNFLDLKEAFSGEGIANGYGFRYPGSKPGSLFVFEDGMLVFMWKESRAVLTLQRVNLQDLLKKGERVPPLPPIANFSYLTKSYSNVYAGFSNAPNHASSPR; encoded by the exons ATGTTGTTTCACAATAATACATGCGGGTCAAAACTGCTTCTAGCTTTACCCGATGATATCTTCGCGGTTGTAACTCGATCTCTCACACCCAGAGACGTGTTTAACCTCTCCATCTGTTGCCGGAGTCTGTATGCTCTTGCGAGTTCCGATAAAGTATGGTTAACACAATGCGAATTGCTTGGTGTGATCCCCCATCGAGATCTTATCGAGTGGCGAAAAGGGGTTAATTCCTACAAATCCCTTTGTAGGTTTCTCATTAATGTTCAACCAATAATCGGGATTTGGGTTCACCAAAATCCCGAACTAGGAAATGTTGTTTACGTCATGCCTGGTTTTATCTCCGTTGTCGGATGTCGAATCATCCCCCAAGAGCTCGGACCTTTAGGAATCGAAGAAGGCCCGATTTTATGGTCACCCGTATTTGAAATCCTCGGGAATGTCGATGGATCGTCTGTGTTTCTTCTTCACGGAAGAGAGCGggaaaacaattatatatatccAGGCTCCATGAAAACTGTAGACAGAAACTGTAATGTGTTATTGCTTGAAGTTGAACCTCGACTGCAGAAAGACGGGGGTAAATTATTCCATAGCAAGAGCTTTGCTGGAAACACAGTCGATAAGGAGTTTTCAAGAAAGATTTGTCCATCTGAACGTGGGGTTTCCAAATCCCAAAGGTTTCATGGACAAAAGCCACCTGTCCCATTCAGTAAATTAGCATTTGGTGACAGAAGGAAGCTAATTGAAATCGTTACAAGTCAAATTCGAGTCAAAGTGCCACAATCAGCAGAAGGGTTTTCATTTCCATGCTCAGAATCTGAAGATTTTAGTAGATTAACTGAAAGGCGATCAAGGGTAATGCAAATGTATAGTGATAACGGGTTGGATCCAGATCCAACCCAATCAGATTTGGGTGAAGTTAGAAAGTTTCTTGATCGATCTACCGGGTCTACCCGTGCTCAATTTCATCGAGACATATATCGGACGCAGAGTTCAAAAAAGAAATCACTCGTGGGGTATTTCCGTGATAGTTTCAAACACATCATTGGGAAATCAAGCTCCATCAATGGCAGCCATGAACATTCGAAAAGCTCCGAGAACAATAAACAAGTGCAATTTCAAGAGTTTTTGAGATCTGGAGAGACAATAGGACTCACATTACATGCTTCAACAGCGCGACTATCGTCTTATCGTGCATGGCCAAACATGCACGATAGCCGATTCGCGCTGTACAAGCTGCCCCAACACGAGCCCGTGGCTGGTCAAGAGCACGCAGGCTTATGGGGCGGCACTTTCGGATGGCCGCCTGGGCGGCCATCCGAAAACAAGCCAGGAAAAGCTTTGTTTTTCCTGTTGCTTTCATATGAAGAATCACAAGGGACACGTAGTCTCATTGGGACAAAAATCTTGGAAGGAACTCATTATGTTTTGCACCCGAATGGGTCGCCTATGTTTATAGTGAACATTGATGAGCCTTCGGTTGAGCCATTCCCATGGGAGAGTGATGGGGAGTCCAATTTTCTTGATTTGAAAGAGGCATTTAGCGGTGAAGGGATTGCGAATGGATACGGGTTTAGGTATCCGGGGTCTAAACCGGGGTCGTTGTTTGTGTTTGAAGATGGGATGCTTGTGTTCATGTGGAAGGAGTCTCGGGCTGTGTTGACTTTGCAGAGGGTCAATTTGCAAGATCTTTTGAAGAAAGGCGAAAGGGTGCCTCCTCTTCCACCTATTGCCAACTTTTCGTATTTGACCAAATCGTATTCGAATGTGTATGCGGGATTCTCAAACGCCCCGAATCACGCGTCTTCACCAAG GTAG
- the LOC111894126 gene encoding F-box protein At5g39450 isoform X1 → MLFHNNTCGSKLLLALPDDIFAVVTRSLTPRDVFNLSICCRSLYALASSDKVWLTQCELLGVIPHRDLIEWRKGVNSYKSLCRFLINVQPIIGIWVHQNPELGNVVYVMPGFISVVGCRIIPQELGPLGIEEGPILWSPVFEILGNVDGSSVFLLHGRERENNYIYPGSMKTVDRNCNVLLLEVEPRLQKDGGKLFHSKSFAGNTVDKEFSRKICPSERGVSKSQRFHGQKPPVPFSKLAFGDRRKLIEIVTSQIRVKVPQSAEGFSFPCSESEDFSRLTERRSRVMQMYSDNGLDPDPTQSDLGEVRKFLDRSTGSTRAQFHRDIYRTQSSKKKSLVGYFRDSFKHIIGKSSSINGSHEHSKSSENNKQVQFQEFLRSGETIGLTLHASTARLSSYRAWPNMHDSRFALYKLPQHEPVAGQEHAGLWGGTFGWPPGRPSENKPGKALFFLLLSYEESQGTRSLIGTKILEGTHYVLHPNGSPMFIVNIDEPSVEPFPWESDGESNFLDLKEAFSGEGIANGYGFRYPGSKPGSLFVFEDGMLVFMWKESRAVLTLQRVNLQDLLKKGERVPPLPPIANFSYLTKSYSNVYAGFSNAPNHASSPRGFFEEGAQEDGVEERREVVFTRNSVSGIRIRRG, encoded by the exons ATGTTGTTTCACAATAATACATGCGGGTCAAAACTGCTTCTAGCTTTACCCGATGATATCTTCGCGGTTGTAACTCGATCTCTCACACCCAGAGACGTGTTTAACCTCTCCATCTGTTGCCGGAGTCTGTATGCTCTTGCGAGTTCCGATAAAGTATGGTTAACACAATGCGAATTGCTTGGTGTGATCCCCCATCGAGATCTTATCGAGTGGCGAAAAGGGGTTAATTCCTACAAATCCCTTTGTAGGTTTCTCATTAATGTTCAACCAATAATCGGGATTTGGGTTCACCAAAATCCCGAACTAGGAAATGTTGTTTACGTCATGCCTGGTTTTATCTCCGTTGTCGGATGTCGAATCATCCCCCAAGAGCTCGGACCTTTAGGAATCGAAGAAGGCCCGATTTTATGGTCACCCGTATTTGAAATCCTCGGGAATGTCGATGGATCGTCTGTGTTTCTTCTTCACGGAAGAGAGCGggaaaacaattatatatatccAGGCTCCATGAAAACTGTAGACAGAAACTGTAATGTGTTATTGCTTGAAGTTGAACCTCGACTGCAGAAAGACGGGGGTAAATTATTCCATAGCAAGAGCTTTGCTGGAAACACAGTCGATAAGGAGTTTTCAAGAAAGATTTGTCCATCTGAACGTGGGGTTTCCAAATCCCAAAGGTTTCATGGACAAAAGCCACCTGTCCCATTCAGTAAATTAGCATTTGGTGACAGAAGGAAGCTAATTGAAATCGTTACAAGTCAAATTCGAGTCAAAGTGCCACAATCAGCAGAAGGGTTTTCATTTCCATGCTCAGAATCTGAAGATTTTAGTAGATTAACTGAAAGGCGATCAAGGGTAATGCAAATGTATAGTGATAACGGGTTGGATCCAGATCCAACCCAATCAGATTTGGGTGAAGTTAGAAAGTTTCTTGATCGATCTACCGGGTCTACCCGTGCTCAATTTCATCGAGACATATATCGGACGCAGAGTTCAAAAAAGAAATCACTCGTGGGGTATTTCCGTGATAGTTTCAAACACATCATTGGGAAATCAAGCTCCATCAATGGCAGCCATGAACATTCGAAAAGCTCCGAGAACAATAAACAAGTGCAATTTCAAGAGTTTTTGAGATCTGGAGAGACAATAGGACTCACATTACATGCTTCAACAGCGCGACTATCGTCTTATCGTGCATGGCCAAACATGCACGATAGCCGATTCGCGCTGTACAAGCTGCCCCAACACGAGCCCGTGGCTGGTCAAGAGCACGCAGGCTTATGGGGCGGCACTTTCGGATGGCCGCCTGGGCGGCCATCCGAAAACAAGCCAGGAAAAGCTTTGTTTTTCCTGTTGCTTTCATATGAAGAATCACAAGGGACACGTAGTCTCATTGGGACAAAAATCTTGGAAGGAACTCATTATGTTTTGCACCCGAATGGGTCGCCTATGTTTATAGTGAACATTGATGAGCCTTCGGTTGAGCCATTCCCATGGGAGAGTGATGGGGAGTCCAATTTTCTTGATTTGAAAGAGGCATTTAGCGGTGAAGGGATTGCGAATGGATACGGGTTTAGGTATCCGGGGTCTAAACCGGGGTCGTTGTTTGTGTTTGAAGATGGGATGCTTGTGTTCATGTGGAAGGAGTCTCGGGCTGTGTTGACTTTGCAGAGGGTCAATTTGCAAGATCTTTTGAAGAAAGGCGAAAGGGTGCCTCCTCTTCCACCTATTGCCAACTTTTCGTATTTGACCAAATCGTATTCGAATGTGTATGCGGGATTCTCAAACGCCCCGAATCACGCGTCTTCACCAAG GGGCTTTTTCGAGGAAGGGGCACAAGAGGATGGAGTTGAAGAAAGGAGAGAAGTTGTATTTACCCGAAACTCAGTGTCGGGGATCCGTATTAGAAGGGGATAG